GTTCAACGAAATTGTCATCTGGTTGATGATGAGTGGCGTCTTTGTACGTATCTCTATATGTCTCttcactttcattttcaataatgacTGTCTCAATAGGTAATGCCCAACTATTAGGACTATTATTCGTCAGATAAGAATTTTCATCTAACGCGCTTGGAAAATCGACGCTCATGGCATTACTATCTAGGGAATCGGAAATATCATCGTAATTAGAATTGCTTAATTTATGTTTCAATTCTGCAGAAGTGGAATCGTCGTCAACTAAACGTTCACGAAGAAGTTCGTTTTTTCTTCGTGTCTTCAAATTATCCCATAACTTTCTTAATTGTTTAACACTAGTCTGAAATAACAGAGTTGGTGTCAATGAACTAACAGTAACAAAATGATGTGATTACCAGAATTTAATAACATACCtcttcatcattttgaaaatgagcatTAAATTCAGCGGTAATACTTTCCCATATTCTTTGCTTTTCTCCTAAATTAGCAGTATCTGTCTTCTTATTTTCAATCTGGTTAGGCCTATACTTCTGAATAAGCGTCTTTAAGAAATTGATCTCTTCAGCCGAAAAATTCTTCCTCTTCATCGGAGTGACTTTTACAATACTATTATCAACCTGCTCAGCTGTAACTGGAACGTCAACAGAAACACGAATGAAATCAAATACCTTCGTCGAATATGTTACATTATAGTTATGGGAATAATTTCGTCAATTACCTGGAGCATTTGGCAGCTTTTTCCTAGTACACGCTAAATACATTATGAACGATCGAAGTTGATAAATCTACACCTAAATCAGATTGAAATACACTGAAAAGTTGTTAATATTGTTTCTcccttttatgtttttttttcttttcttttttttttttttggtgttttgatgGCACTTCAACTTTTTTAGGTTTTCCGTTGagtatttcgaaattttcgaatgCCAGTTTGAAGTGGTAACGCCCGGTGCTCCGACTCGATCGGCTAAACTACGCTATTTCTGCTACTCGCAGATTAGCTGTGTCGCCGAGTGTTTATATACTCGGTGGCACAGCATCCAAAGCAGCTATCTACCTACAGCTTCAGTTGTATGATTTGTATGTCTTCGACTTCCcttaaaattcatcgaataaaaaataaaaaataaatctttctCATCGAAATGTTACCTATTTCTATAGGCTAAAATATTATATGTAAAATACCTGcgaattaaattaatgattaaaaattccatcgaaGATAAATTGTATATATAATTTTCACGTGTGatattatatgtatattatatttcATCTCCCACGCCAACCCTGAGTTTTATTTGAGTCTCAAagataaaatgaataaaatctgtAGCTCTCTGAGTGCAGTACTGGTGTTTTAAACTACTCTCCGACTGAGCTAATACTGGATGTACACTAGCCTAGCACGCTTAAAACGCTGTCAACCGTACTCCAGTGCCTGGTATTTCATTGGCGCCTGACtcgtgcttgaaaaaaattttatcttcgaaaaatttgagcattattttttctaaaaaattgttcaaaaaataaaccatcGAATCcagtattaaaataaaaaataaatgcgacTCGTCAGCCGCTACTacgaatcaaaataaaaataaataaaatccacGAACTCtcagttgtatttttttaaaaaataaaattacaaaaaatcttcaaaataccTAAAACAACAGTAAAATCTTCATCACCAGCGCGAGTATTTCCTCAGGGTATTAAACTTCGTAATCGAATTGCTCCACCACCAATTCCAAAAGTAACCAAACCTAGAAAAAGAAAGATCAAAATGATTACTCAAGAAAATCTCAAcgaattagaaaataaattacaaaatgactTAGGTCTCGCAAAATCCGAATTAAAAAACGATATAAAATCCGAATTAaaagaagaattaaaaaatctggtAAAAGAAGAACTTAAAGAAGCGctaaaagaagaaataaaaaccgAAATAGTTGCCCTTCTGAATGCAGACGTGAaaaaagatattaaaatttatttcgatcaattaaaattgaatatggaagatAGCCTGGATAAAATTGAATCAGATGCACACGACAAATTTATGGGCATAGTCGATGCAAACGTTAAAACAATTGTTGAAGGAGCGAAGATGGCTTTAAATAATACGATGAAGAACGTACAAGTGGCTACAGTTCCAGCTAGCGGatcagataaaattttcatcgatttattctacaaaaatgtgtctaattttgagcaaaaaaatagatttttcccacacaaatttttggctcaatttacAACACCGGCGGTAACTCAAAATATCGATCCAGATAATCGAAGAATGCTGCTAGCTTCGTGTGTGAAAATCGAATCAACTGCCTGGAACGAAAAAGTCCAAAAAGCCAAGACTTTTGAAGAATTACAAGAATACTTCTTAGATATTTTTTgggacgataatgtgaaaagtGCAGCTGTAAtggcttttgaaaaagaaatcccaagacacattacaaaaattatcgatttcaTCGAATACATCTCTAATTGGTACGACACCTTGTTAAAAACCGATACcagagaaaaattgattatctCCAAGGTGTATAAAAAATTCCCTAAGTGCATTAAACAGCAAACCAATAGCGAAGGACTGACCAATAAAGACTCAATTATGGCTAAGTTAGAGACTGTCAAAAACATGGACACGGACGACATGACCATAACTTGGGACGAAGAAGAAGACCagtcaaaaataaatattaattacCGATACCACGATAGGGAGAATTATCGACGAAACAATTACGAAAGAAGAGATTATCGTCGAGAAGAACCGCATAACAGAGACCGTAGATACCAAGACAATAGGGAAGACagaagtaaaaattatgaagataGAAGTAAAAACTATGAACAAAAAGAAGATAGGCAGCAGAATCACGAAGAGGAAAGGAACCCAAGATACCAAGGGAGAAACTATGATCCAAATTATCGCTGGAACCGCAACAGATACTACGATCAAAGAAATCATCAAGGAAACCCCCCGCCACCCCGAGATGAAAAGTCAGAGGGGCAGAAAACTGACCCAAAAAACGCCAAGTGACGATGTGTGCAGAAATATCTGCAACGAGGGGGGAAATCCGGActatcaaaatcgataaaaaaatttatgacataTTGGGAGAAGGCCTAGTAAATGGGCGTTTATATAACAATCGATCGATCACCGAACACTACGACCAAATCAAGAAAATACCGGAATTTagagaaaatgtaattttgtcaattggaGAAAATGAGCTCAATGAACGTGACATTGATTTTCACTTTGTTGAGTTTTATCTTCGAAAAACGATTGAATACATAAAAGAAAAAGGAGCAAAacaaatttgtgtaattttcccGATCCTCCTGCCCTATGTACGAGgtcgaaaaaatgcaaaaagccTCCGAAGATATTTAACTTTTatcgaaatttataaaaaaattacaaaaatgacaaatacaAATTTAATCACCCGAATTGCTGATTTATTCATCGACAAAACGAAGTATAGGCAAATTTTAACAGACAGAGGGAACGTTCGAGTCCATTGTGATCGTTTCCAACGATACCACAAGACTAGAAAACCCCCAGTAATCCCTAGTTTCCAGAAAACCGCTCTCCGAATGCTTACAAGCGCAGTTCAACGACTAAATTCAGGAGATACCGGCCGTTGGATATTTGAGGAggtttatgaattgaaaaagtctgcagaaaacaacaacaaaaacagaacatcgaaaaaacaaaacaatttttcacctACTTCTACTCGATACATAGAAAATCGGGTCGACACAAATGATAAGCAAGATCCAAAAACCCTACCTACGACAAATTTAGACACGCATACCAACCCAAAATTGcgcaaaataaaatggaaaactgcCTGGATGGAGAAGAAAAGAGAAGAAATCGCCAGCAATAAAACCAGCTtggcaaattccaaaaatcgaataaaaagtaGTATCGACGAAAAAGATAAGCAAATCGCGAGCGATCGAGATACGATAAAAGTGGCGATGCAGATCGATAACAAAGGCttgaaaaacgataaaattaagTGCATCGATAAAATTGACCCAAAGGCCACTGACTTTTGGTCAAATTGGTACgcgaaattacgaatatacgaaCAACAAGCAAAGCAAAACAGGGATGCAAAAGTACAagcgaaaaataataaaaataacaacgaaaatttttacaaaaatagtaTACCATCCAGCAGTAATGCCTTCGAATCTGCAAAACCAAATTTCTCCTTCGCTGATTGGATGAATTCACTCGATCAGCacc
This region of Planococcus citri chromosome 5, ihPlaCitr1.1, whole genome shotgun sequence genomic DNA includes:
- the LOC135847400 gene encoding uncharacterized protein LOC135847400, with the translated sequence MYLACTRKKLPNAPVTAEQVDNSIVKVTPMKRKNFSAEEINFLKTLIQKYRPNQIENKKTDTANLGEKQRIWESITAEFNAHFQNDEETSVKQLRKLWDNLKTRRKNELLRERLVDDDSTSAELKHKLSNSNYDDISDSLDSNAMSVDFPSALDENSYLTNNSPNSWALPIETVIIENESEETYRDTYKDATHHQPDDNFVEPSEAVNNCTCSQTKKEMELRHKKIKLILQEEEALYKMKKDEQQLKNEIAKVQLKIVKEKKAYLAKKRKLQLQILTKQLDNSNRAESNEEVRPKLSNCVADSDESGVDDSKVKINNCVKVEKDSEDISNNCLVANGKLENEVNNLRR